A single genomic interval of Penaeus monodon isolate SGIC_2016 chromosome 30, NSTDA_Pmon_1, whole genome shotgun sequence harbors:
- the LOC119592611 gene encoding uncharacterized protein LOC119592611 has protein sequence MGRLAVTPVLVLVLSMAAGAWSQILLDPVSRECRGMAGSAKLNAVSRNEYPAGGLLMVLASVPAGVKGYFKFYLCLDDDAGREECLNKKSLQLADASGDTFDLSKVVKAGSYEIPLTIPDDVTCDTCSVQWHVEVEDCGNNESCSLTSQDSCFDIKIRQAKKEEKRLFGLIFGAARAIGGGIHSLIRKSG, from the exons ATGGGACGCTTGGCTGTAACTCCGGTGTTGGTCCTGGTCCTGTCC ATGGCGGCAGGAGCATGGAGTCAGATACTGCTGGATCCTGTAAGCAGGGAGTGTCGCGGAATG GCGGGCTCAGCTAAGCTGAATGCGGTATCGAGGAACGAGTATCCTGCAGGAGGG CTCTTGATGGTTTTGGCTTCTGTGCCCGCGGGGGTGAAAGGCTACTTCAAATTCTACCTTTGCCTGGACGACGACGCTGGACGAGAGGAGTGCCTCAACAA GAAGTCCCTCCAGTTGGCCGATGCCTCCGGCGACACTTTCGACCTGAGCAAGGTGGTGAAAGCGGGCAGCTACGAGATCCCCCTGACCATTCCCGATGACGTCACCTGCGACACCTGCTCTGTCCAG TGGCATGTGGAGGTGGAGGACTGCGGCAACAATGAAAGCTGCTCACTCACAAGCCAAGATTCCTGCTTTGACATCAAGATTCGTCAAGCCAA gaaagaggaaaagaggctgTTTGGACTTATCTTCGGTGCAGCGAGGGCCATTGGAGGAGGTATCCATTCTTTAATCAGAAAGAGTGGTTAG